The Bernardetia litoralis DSM 6794 genome includes a window with the following:
- a CDS encoding DUF4129 domain-containing protein produces MKTTFKRTIFSLLIVLTFLVGSNFSISYAQDKTTQQETEVITVKEFDEKKWNELRDGIKYADEVEKKKKDTAAPNLPSMDWSFLAGFKYVFIGLVVALLALALVWFFTKGVLFGNKKTKLEEEQAAFLTEENLEKVEFGYLEQSLEKALLQRNFRMAIRIHYLWLLKVLYEKELINWKKDKTNHAYISELARQSSQESANNFRKLTLWYEKAWYGESKIDEKDFRVVEKDFIAFKKEYENKAA; encoded by the coding sequence ATGAAGACTACTTTTAAAAGAACTATTTTTTCTTTATTGATTGTACTTACTTTTTTGGTGGGTTCTAATTTTTCTATTTCTTATGCTCAAGACAAAACTACACAACAAGAAACAGAAGTAATAACAGTAAAAGAATTTGATGAAAAAAAATGGAATGAACTGCGAGATGGAATCAAATATGCTGACGAAGTAGAAAAAAAGAAAAAAGACACTGCTGCTCCTAATCTACCTTCAATGGATTGGAGTTTTTTAGCAGGTTTTAAATATGTTTTTATCGGTCTTGTAGTGGCTCTATTGGCATTAGCTTTAGTTTGGTTTTTTACAAAAGGAGTTTTGTTTGGAAATAAGAAAACAAAATTAGAGGAAGAACAAGCTGCATTCTTGACAGAAGAAAACCTAGAAAAAGTAGAATTTGGTTACTTAGAACAATCCTTAGAAAAAGCATTATTACAACGTAATTTTCGTATGGCAATTCGTATTCATTACTTATGGCTTCTGAAAGTTTTGTATGAAAAAGAACTTATCAACTGGAAAAAAGACAAAACAAATCACGCCTATATTTCAGAATTAGCTAGACAATCATCTCAAGAATCAGCTAATAATTTTAGAAAATTAACTCTTTGGTATGAAAAAGCATGGTATGGAGAATCTAAAATTGATGAAAAAGACTTTAGAGTAGTAGAAAAAGATTTTATTGCTTTTAAGAAAGAATATGAAAATAAAGCTGCATAA
- a CDS encoding glycosyltransferase family 2 protein translates to MTKFSFIVPYRNRDTQIAKRCLLSLQNQIFNQNLITDYEVIFIDYGSDKAISDELESFCADLDKVNYVFNNVRGFFWSRSASINNGIYLAKGEYCIIADVDMIYSPIFLEEVDKNINQNTLLHYQCFYLNEGFEYDKYLENHSLKIENTNQFEKSSKESAMGIVVIPTQKLKEIGAFDEYYKLWGVEDKDLNRRLLNYDYSEKLEMKWLNTEKSPVFHQWHPAANNPLAQPKGWEKIVIDHYHNKYDKPKLTIHKKTNGIEIGKIYTNEERPALGIYEKCYSDNSLSSNFSFDFPIEKSYSSFVSQFMKLDKNESLILNQSFSLIDEKATSKAAQGVRKINNLLEKVKVSYRMTELLKHTYGNIDFYQVRDFLFYFIVDFEDFIEDYYYKQENGSNGKPEKITLILFKK, encoded by the coding sequence ATGACAAAATTTTCATTCATTGTTCCTTATCGCAACCGAGATACACAAATTGCAAAACGTTGTTTGCTTTCTCTTCAAAATCAAATATTTAATCAAAATCTAATTACTGATTATGAGGTCATTTTTATAGATTATGGAAGTGATAAAGCTATTTCTGATGAATTAGAAAGTTTTTGTGCTGATTTGGATAAGGTAAATTATGTTTTTAATAATGTAAGAGGTTTTTTTTGGTCTCGTTCGGCTTCAATCAATAATGGAATTTATCTAGCAAAAGGAGAATATTGTATCATTGCAGATGTAGATATGATTTATTCACCTATTTTTTTGGAAGAAGTAGATAAGAATATCAATCAAAATACTCTTTTGCATTATCAATGTTTTTACTTGAATGAAGGTTTTGAATATGATAAATATTTAGAAAATCATAGTTTGAAAATTGAAAATACAAATCAATTTGAAAAAAGCAGTAAAGAATCTGCAATGGGAATCGTTGTTATTCCTACTCAAAAATTAAAGGAAATAGGAGCTTTTGATGAATATTACAAACTTTGGGGAGTAGAAGACAAAGATTTGAATAGGCGTTTGTTGAATTATGATTACTCAGAAAAATTAGAAATGAAATGGCTCAATACTGAAAAATCTCCTGTTTTTCATCAATGGCATCCAGCAGCAAATAATCCATTAGCACAGCCAAAAGGTTGGGAGAAAATTGTGATTGACCATTATCACAATAAATACGACAAGCCAAAACTTACTATTCACAAAAAAACAAACGGAATAGAAATTGGAAAAATTTATACGAATGAAGAACGACCTGCTTTAGGTATTTATGAGAAATGTTATAGTGACAATTCTCTTAGTTCTAATTTTAGCTTTGATTTTCCTATTGAAAAATCTTATTCATCTTTTGTAAGTCAATTTATGAAATTAGATAAAAATGAATCCCTTATTTTGAATCAATCTTTCTCTTTAATAGATGAAAAAGCAACAAGCAAGGCAGCACAAGGAGTAAGAAAAATAAATAATTTGTTAGAAAAAGTAAAAGTTTCGTACCGAATGACCGAACTTTTGAAACACACTTACGGAAATATAGACTTTTATCAAGTACGTGATTTTCTATTTTATTTTATCGTAGATTTTGAAGATTTTATTGAAGATTATTATTACAAACAAGAAAATGGAAGTAATGGAAAACCTGAAAAAATTACTTTGATTTTATTTAAAAAATAA
- the aspS gene encoding aspartate--tRNA ligase, which translates to MLRTHTCGELRLSDVEKEQEIILCGWVRRIRDKGKLLWIDLRDRYGITQLFLEEDSTDPKLLELVREKMGRECVIKATGKLIERTSKNLDIPTGEVELKVTSLEILNGSKTPPFLVEDDTDGGDELRMKYRYLDLRRPKLQNNMMLRHKMAQAMRRYLDTKDFMEIETPFLIKSTPEGARDFVVPSRMHPGEFYALPQSPQTFKQILMLGGYDKYFQIVRCFRDEDLRADRQPEFTQIDCEMSFVSQEDILNNFEGLLKYLFKELKGINIENDFPRMTYDEAMKTYGNDKPDIRFGMKFKEMNAVTKGRDFKVFDDAELVVGIKADDCAGYSRKQLDALTKFVKKPQIGATGLIYLKCNADGTLKSSVDKFFNEEDLKKWAELFDAKAGDLILVLAGNADKTRKAMSELRLEMGNQLDLRKADDYKPLWVLDFPLLEWGEEENRWFAMHHPFTSPKKEDLEKLNSNPADVRADAYDLVLNGVEVGGGSIRIYDRPLQEKMLSFLGFSDEEAKAQFGFLMDAFEYGAPPHGGIALGFDRLCALFGGEQSIRDFIAFPKNNAGKDLMIDAPAKIDEKQLDELEIKVDLKAKV; encoded by the coding sequence ATGTTAAGAACGCATACTTGTGGAGAGCTTCGCCTTTCTGATGTAGAAAAAGAACAAGAAATTATCCTTTGTGGTTGGGTACGTCGTATTCGTGATAAAGGAAAATTACTTTGGATTGACCTTCGTGATAGATACGGAATTACACAGCTTTTTTTGGAAGAAGATAGCACAGACCCAAAATTATTAGAACTTGTTAGAGAGAAAATGGGTAGAGAATGTGTAATCAAAGCAACAGGAAAACTGATAGAACGCACATCTAAAAATCTTGATATTCCAACAGGAGAAGTAGAATTAAAAGTTACAAGCCTTGAAATTTTGAATGGCTCAAAAACACCTCCTTTCTTGGTAGAAGATGATACAGATGGAGGCGATGAGCTTCGTATGAAATACCGTTATTTGGATTTACGTCGTCCAAAATTGCAGAATAATATGATGCTTCGCCACAAAATGGCTCAAGCAATGCGTAGATATTTGGATACAAAAGATTTTATGGAAATTGAAACTCCATTTTTGATAAAATCTACTCCTGAAGGTGCAAGAGATTTTGTAGTTCCTAGCAGAATGCACCCAGGTGAATTTTATGCTTTGCCACAAAGTCCACAAACTTTCAAGCAGATTTTGATGCTAGGTGGTTATGACAAATATTTCCAAATTGTGCGTTGTTTTAGAGATGAAGATTTGAGAGCTGACCGTCAGCCAGAGTTTACTCAGATTGATTGTGAAATGTCATTTGTTTCTCAAGAAGATATTTTGAATAACTTTGAAGGGCTTTTGAAATATCTTTTCAAAGAACTAAAAGGAATAAATATTGAAAATGATTTTCCTAGAATGACCTATGATGAGGCAATGAAAACCTACGGAAACGACAAACCAGATATTCGTTTTGGAATGAAATTCAAAGAAATGAATGCCGTTACAAAGGGAAGAGATTTTAAAGTTTTTGATGATGCTGAATTGGTTGTAGGAATAAAAGCTGATGACTGTGCAGGATATTCAAGAAAACAATTAGATGCTCTCACTAAGTTTGTTAAAAAACCTCAAATTGGAGCAACAGGACTTATTTATTTGAAATGTAATGCTGATGGAACATTGAAATCTTCAGTAGATAAATTTTTTAATGAAGAAGATTTGAAGAAATGGGCAGAACTTTTTGATGCAAAAGCTGGTGATTTGATTTTGGTTTTGGCAGGAAATGCAGACAAAACTAGAAAAGCAATGAGTGAACTTCGTTTAGAAATGGGTAATCAATTAGACCTTCGCAAAGCTGATGATTACAAACCTCTTTGGGTTCTGGATTTTCCTCTTTTAGAATGGGGCGAAGAAGAAAACCGTTGGTTTGCAATGCACCATCCTTTTACTTCTCCTAAAAAAGAAGATTTAGAAAAATTAAACTCAAATCCTGCTGATGTTCGTGCTGATGCGTATGATTTGGTTTTGAATGGTGTTGAAGTTGGTGGTGGTTCTATTCGTATTTATGATAGACCTTTACAAGAAAAAATGTTGTCGTTCTTAGGTTTTTCTGATGAAGAAGCTAAAGCTCAATTTGGTTTCTTGATGGATGCTTTCGAATACGGTGCGCCTCCTCACGGTGGAATTGCACTCGGTTTTGACCGTCTTTGTGCTTTATTTGGTGGCGAACAAAGTATTAGAGATTTTATTGCTTTCCCTAAAAACAATGCAGGAAAAGATTTGATGATTGATGCACCTGCTAAAATTGATGAAAAACAACTTGATGAATTAGAGATTAAAGTTGATTTGAAGGCTAAGGTCTAA
- a CDS encoding IS4 family transposase, with protein sequence MAKAKYASSSKVTKLVTVLSSHLTEFHLARVQFIGLFVIAVIKVGLGGLIQIATAFERNVECSSSLRRIERFLNDYHLDFKAITRLIVSLQGMDKWKDIVLCLDRTNWKVGKKNVNVLLLSAAYKNVSTPLIWSVFPKKGNSSTEERIELIERFLSIFPNLSISSIVADREFVGQKWFTYLSRKNVDFVMRLKSNFKATRKGKTKSIAAWCRGLAISETYHLDGVFIVNGVEVYLSVSRTQKGYIYLASPVFLENAFELYKQRWEIETLFKALKTQGFKLENTKLTEPEKIAKLLALCSIAFVWCYKVGEWKHKTTKIRVCSNGHNEYSFFRYGLLEIKKILNNPMIKEAKFNQKIKVLSME encoded by the coding sequence ATGGCAAAAGCAAAGTATGCTTCTAGTAGTAAAGTTACAAAATTAGTTACTGTTTTATCTTCTCATTTGACAGAGTTTCATCTTGCACGAGTTCAATTTATAGGTCTTTTTGTAATAGCTGTTATAAAAGTAGGCTTAGGAGGATTAATTCAAATTGCTACGGCTTTTGAACGGAATGTAGAATGCAGCTCCTCTTTACGTCGTATTGAACGCTTTTTAAATGATTATCACCTTGATTTTAAGGCAATTACTCGTTTAATTGTTTCTTTACAAGGTATGGATAAGTGGAAGGATATTGTTTTATGTCTTGACCGTACCAATTGGAAAGTGGGTAAAAAAAATGTAAATGTTTTGTTGCTTTCAGCAGCCTATAAGAATGTTTCAACTCCTCTTATTTGGTCTGTTTTTCCAAAAAAAGGAAACTCTTCTACTGAAGAGCGTATCGAATTAATAGAACGTTTTTTATCTATTTTTCCTAATCTGTCTATTTCTTCTATTGTAGCAGATAGGGAGTTTGTAGGTCAAAAATGGTTTACTTATCTGTCAAGAAAAAACGTTGATTTTGTAATGCGACTAAAGTCTAATTTTAAAGCGACTAGAAAGGGTAAAACAAAGTCAATTGCAGCATGGTGTAGAGGACTGGCTATTTCAGAAACATATCATTTAGATGGTGTTTTTATAGTCAATGGGGTAGAGGTATATTTATCTGTAAGTAGGACACAAAAAGGATATATTTATCTTGCTTCACCTGTTTTTTTAGAAAACGCTTTTGAGCTGTATAAACAACGTTGGGAGATAGAAACGTTGTTTAAGGCTCTAAAAACACAAGGTTTTAAGCTAGAAAATACAAAATTGACAGAACCAGAGAAAATAGCTAAATTACTTGCTCTTTGTTCTATTGCATTTGTTTGGTGTTACAAAGTAGGAGAGTGGAAACATAAAACAACAAAAATAAGGGTCTGTTCAAATGGGCATAATGAATACTCTTTTTTCCGATATGGATTACTAGAAATCAAAAAAATACTCAATAATCCAATGATTAAAGAAGCCAAATTCAATCAGAAAATTAAAGTTTTGTCAATGGAGTGA
- a CDS encoding decarboxylase, with protein sequence MVKRTSQQRYIDLIKQTFYFDTPDFTVSNDELNFYGVELMPLIEQYGTPLRLTYLPKISENIRRARSHFGEAMKKLNYDAEYVYCYCTKSSHFSFIMEEVLKTGAHLETSSTFDIAIIKKLHQKELLSKDKYIVCNGFKRETYTNEIKSLWQDGFQNCIAVLDNRKEITAYENLDIEKMQIGLRIATEEEPNFSFYTSRLGIRYNDVVDFYKKHVATNPKFKLSLLHFFVNSGIRDTVYFWSEFNKFVRAYCDLKKICPELHILDIGGGLPIKNSLGFEYDYEYMTEAIIANIQEVCEQEGVPVPTIFSEFGSFTVGESGAMIFSVMAQKQQNDRELWYMIDGSFITHLPDTWGMGYRFITMAINNWDKEYQQVHVGGITCDSMDYYDSESHVSKLMLPKFTRGTEQYVGFFHTGAYQESLGGYGGIQHCLIPNSQHVIINRDAQGNVTTKLFRKEQTAEQVLNILGY encoded by the coding sequence ATGGTAAAACGCACTTCTCAACAACGTTATATTGACCTTATCAAACAAACTTTTTATTTTGATACGCCTGATTTTACGGTTTCAAATGACGAACTTAATTTTTATGGTGTTGAATTAATGCCACTTATTGAACAATATGGAACACCTTTGCGCTTGACTTATCTGCCAAAAATTAGTGAAAATATACGAAGGGCGAGAAGCCATTTTGGTGAAGCAATGAAAAAATTAAATTATGATGCTGAGTATGTGTATTGTTATTGTACCAAGTCTTCACATTTCAGTTTTATAATGGAAGAGGTTTTGAAGACAGGCGCACATCTTGAAACTTCCTCTACATTTGATATTGCTATCATCAAAAAATTACACCAAAAAGAACTTTTAAGTAAAGATAAATACATTGTTTGTAATGGTTTTAAAAGAGAAACTTATACCAATGAAATAAAATCATTATGGCAAGATGGTTTTCAAAATTGTATTGCTGTTTTGGATAATCGCAAAGAAATAACAGCCTATGAAAATTTAGATATAGAAAAAATGCAAATTGGACTTCGAATAGCAACAGAAGAAGAACCTAATTTTTCGTTTTATACTTCTCGTTTGGGGATTCGTTATAATGACGTTGTAGATTTTTATAAGAAGCATGTTGCTACAAATCCAAAGTTCAAACTAAGTTTGTTACACTTTTTTGTAAACTCTGGCATTCGTGATACAGTTTATTTTTGGAGTGAGTTTAATAAGTTTGTTCGTGCCTATTGTGATTTGAAAAAAATCTGTCCAGAGCTTCATATTTTGGATATTGGTGGTGGTTTGCCTATCAAAAACTCACTTGGTTTTGAGTATGATTATGAATACATGACTGAAGCGATTATAGCCAATATTCAAGAAGTTTGTGAGCAAGAAGGTGTTCCTGTCCCTACTATTTTTTCTGAATTTGGGAGCTTTACGGTAGGCGAAAGTGGAGCGATGATTTTTTCTGTTATGGCTCAAAAACAACAAAATGATAGAGAGCTTTGGTATATGATTGATGGCTCATTTATTACACATTTGCCCGATACATGGGGAATGGGTTATCGTTTTATTACGATGGCAATTAATAATTGGGATAAAGAATATCAGCAGGTTCATGTTGGTGGAATTACTTGTGATAGTATGGATTATTATGACTCAGAATCACATGTTTCAAAATTGATGTTGCCAAAATTCACACGAGGAACAGAGCAATATGTCGGTTTTTTCCATACAGGAGCATATCAAGAAAGTTTGGGAGGATATGGAGGAATTCAGCATTGTTTGATTCCAAATTCTCAACATGTAATCATCAACAGAGATGCACAAGGAAATGTAACAACCAAGTTATTTAGAAAAGAACAAACAGCAGAACAAGTTTTGAATATTTTAGGATATTAA
- a CDS encoding translocation/assembly module TamB domain-containing protein has protein sequence MILGLLIFLLLITLAAQYSGTQTWAAKIGANYLTERLGFPISIEKMYFSDIDKITLIGLKVIDNTDRLFIDSDTLNADLGWRAIFGGEVIQIDDLELRGTQFNMTLNPATESWNINELIRAISALSPPKDTTKVTKNIPFQITKANLYNVQFSLHNPTKDSLETGLFDYNHFTINNIYGEIDYFRLFKDTIELNVNQGSLIEPFVDFPVSNLDVFFRYTKNSLEFLNLDAQIGSSHLTDTLIFRYDSINYLSYNFIEKVDIYANLKNAEIDFADLARFAPSLKKYKERVVATGLVRGTVDDLSSKDLRIDFANQSFVDGKFAVRGLPDYENSFLDLRFKDARITVADIKQYISKSNYQTILPLGKINFLGEFLGFPSDFVANGKFETSIGNVRTDIHLNTINKTYKGKLNLAHFQAGKLAKSNFLGQITGKGKINGKGFTKEEADFELKAKVDSITLKNTFKYYSYKNILVDGRFKKPTFTGEMTIKDANLIADMRGKIDLQDSVINGRIRILKSDLQNLGLSKKIANLQGNGNFNLKGLTLNTITGTAEIRQAQIDYNKNKLALSEISLNSTFENGFRDIHLESDYVDFDIKGEFQLQDAIDDAISTFKEYQLEFLDDSASQIAYYKEKKDKFENNPFEKLPYKIDYSIDVKKINPLIRLFEPDFFIASDSKFDGVFERDLEKKQVKFTLDSYIDSLSYQDLAFYKTDLKINAIKPLDSMGVDVQTNISSEKQYYSSIVSAENMNVNAQWLGREILFDSYIKRQNENDNVSLKGSLKITDSLYSLNLINPEFLILDKKWKSDSLVKIGIQKNEIRFEDKFVLQSDNQRVEIIGKVSKDPNAILNVGLVNVDLEPFGIFLGQDIKGKANGEAFISGVYDTLKLENNLSLQKLKMAGVRIGNLHTESVWNNEEQKLNIEAHLAYRRREVVDISGYYSPKEKENPLNLDAKIIGMKLNIVEPFLNVVADNFKGYVYGAVKIKGKPEQIKLVGEAFVSGGSFRVDYLNTVYHFDDKITFTENQIGVDRLRLYDDGENIAFLDGGIFHDGFKDFVMQLRGEMNKMKVLDTKEQHNDLFYGTAFATGDFELFGALEQLGITINAKSEAGTRIYMPLSNPEDVSSTQSFIRFVNHTDSTKLDSLQSRLKKEDLSSLKMEFNLDITPDAYVEMIFDKKVGDVIRGNGQGRLKMMIDTKGDFNMYGDVEIVKGSYNFTFLNVINKEFNVDRGSHITWSGDPFAAQLDMTATYQQMASLAPIITVSDSSVLASTEIKRRYPVVVDLFLKGDLLTPDIRFDINVTEYPSLIIAGGMPISLESYVAAFKTRIQNDDQEMNKQVFSLILLRRLSTQNTFEGIDRSAGSSVSELLSNQLSNLISQVDENLEIDLNVQGLDADALNTLQLRLSYSFFEGRIRVTREGSFTNVQNQTDLASIAGDWTVEYLIFPDGKLRMKVYHKNNINTFNTALQNNSTAGASLLKIFTFDSFKDLFKFKKKKKQVPFVQDNEIRIEE, from the coding sequence TTGATACTAGGATTACTTATATTTTTGCTTTTGATTACATTGGCAGCACAATATTCAGGCACACAAACTTGGGCTGCCAAAATAGGAGCTAATTATTTGACAGAGCGTTTGGGGTTTCCAATTTCTATTGAAAAAATGTATTTCTCTGATATTGATAAAATTACATTAATTGGACTCAAAGTAATTGACAACACTGACCGTCTTTTTATTGATTCGGATACATTAAACGCAGATTTGGGATGGCGTGCAATTTTTGGAGGAGAAGTAATTCAAATTGATGATTTAGAATTACGTGGAACGCAGTTTAATATGACCCTAAACCCTGCAACAGAATCTTGGAATATAAATGAACTTATAAGAGCTATCTCAGCACTTTCGCCTCCAAAAGATACCACCAAAGTAACAAAAAATATTCCTTTTCAGATTACAAAAGCTAATCTGTATAATGTACAGTTTTCGCTTCATAATCCTACAAAAGATTCACTAGAAACAGGGCTTTTTGATTACAATCATTTTACAATAAATAATATTTATGGAGAGATAGATTATTTTAGACTTTTCAAAGATACAATCGAACTCAATGTAAATCAAGGAAGCCTAATTGAGCCTTTTGTAGATTTCCCTGTCAGTAATTTGGATGTCTTTTTTCGTTATACCAAAAATTCATTGGAGTTTCTGAATCTTGATGCACAAATTGGAAGTAGCCACCTTACTGATACACTTATTTTTAGGTATGATAGCATCAATTATTTGTCTTATAATTTTATAGAAAAAGTAGATATTTATGCTAATCTAAAAAATGCTGAAATAGATTTTGCTGATTTGGCTCGTTTTGCACCTTCCTTGAAAAAATACAAAGAACGAGTAGTAGCAACTGGTTTGGTACGTGGAACTGTTGATGATTTAAGTTCAAAAGATTTACGGATTGATTTTGCAAATCAGAGTTTTGTAGATGGAAAATTTGCTGTTCGTGGCTTACCAGATTATGAAAATTCTTTTCTTGATTTGCGTTTTAAAGATGCTCGTATTACTGTTGCAGACATAAAACAGTATATTTCAAAATCAAATTATCAAACCATTTTGCCATTAGGAAAAATAAATTTTTTAGGTGAGTTTTTAGGGTTTCCTTCTGATTTTGTGGCAAATGGAAAATTCGAAACTTCAATAGGAAATGTCAGAACGGATATTCACTTAAATACCATAAATAAAACATATAAAGGAAAGCTAAATTTAGCACATTTTCAAGCAGGAAAGTTAGCCAAAAGTAATTTTTTAGGACAAATAACAGGAAAAGGAAAAATCAATGGAAAGGGATTTACAAAAGAAGAAGCTGATTTTGAACTTAAAGCAAAGGTAGATAGCATTACTCTAAAAAATACATTTAAGTATTATTCATATAAAAATATTTTGGTAGATGGACGTTTCAAAAAGCCAACTTTTACAGGAGAAATGACAATTAAAGATGCAAATTTGATTGCTGATATGCGTGGTAAAATTGATTTGCAGGATAGTGTTATTAATGGAAGAATTCGAATTCTAAAATCAGATTTACAAAATTTGGGACTTTCCAAAAAAATTGCTAACCTACAAGGAAATGGAAATTTTAATCTAAAAGGACTTACTTTAAATACAATTACAGGAACTGCCGAAATCCGTCAAGCACAAATTGATTACAACAAAAATAAATTAGCTTTAAGTGAAATTTCCTTAAACTCTACTTTTGAAAATGGATTCCGTGATATTCATTTAGAATCTGATTATGTAGATTTTGATATAAAGGGAGAATTTCAATTACAAGATGCCATTGATGATGCAATAAGTACATTTAAAGAATATCAATTAGAATTTTTGGACGATTCAGCTTCTCAAATAGCTTATTATAAAGAAAAGAAAGATAAATTTGAAAATAATCCATTTGAAAAGTTACCTTATAAAATTGATTATTCCATTGATGTTAAAAAAATAAATCCTCTGATTCGTCTTTTTGAGCCTGATTTTTTTATTGCCTCTGACTCAAAATTTGATGGTGTTTTTGAACGAGATTTAGAAAAAAAACAGGTGAAATTTACATTAGATTCTTATATAGATTCTCTTTCCTACCAAGATTTAGCTTTTTATAAAACAGATTTAAAAATTAATGCTATTAAGCCTTTAGATTCAATGGGAGTTGATGTCCAAACTAATATCTCTTCAGAAAAACAGTATTACTCAAGTATTGTATCTGCTGAAAATATGAATGTTAATGCACAATGGTTGGGTAGAGAAATTTTGTTTGATAGTTATATTAAAAGACAAAATGAAAATGATAATGTTTCTTTAAAAGGTTCTTTGAAAATTACAGATTCTCTCTATTCATTAAATTTAATTAATCCAGAATTTTTGATTTTGGATAAAAAATGGAAAAGCGATTCACTAGTAAAAATAGGAATACAAAAAAATGAAATTCGATTTGAAGATAAATTTGTTTTACAAAGTGATAACCAACGAGTAGAAATAATAGGCAAAGTTTCCAAAGACCCAAATGCTATTTTGAATGTAGGTTTGGTAAATGTAGATTTAGAACCTTTTGGAATATTTTTAGGACAAGATATAAAAGGAAAAGCAAATGGAGAGGCTTTTATTAGTGGTGTTTATGATACATTAAAGCTAGAAAATAATCTTAGTCTTCAAAAACTAAAAATGGCTGGGGTTCGCATAGGAAATCTTCATACAGAATCTGTTTGGAATAATGAAGAACAAAAACTTAATATTGAAGCTCACTTAGCATATAGAAGAAGAGAAGTCGTTGATATTTCTGGATATTATTCGCCAAAAGAAAAAGAAAATCCATTAAATCTTGATGCCAAAATTATTGGAATGAAACTTAATATTGTTGAGCCATTTTTGAATGTGGTGGCTGATAATTTTAAAGGATATGTTTATGGTGCTGTTAAGATAAAAGGAAAACCAGAACAAATAAAATTAGTTGGAGAAGCCTTTGTAAGTGGTGGAAGTTTTAGAGTAGATTATCTAAATACAGTATATCATTTTGATGATAAAATTACTTTTACAGAAAATCAAATTGGGGTAGATAGGCTTCGTTTGTATGATGATGGCGAGAATATTGCATTTTTGGATGGAGGTATTTTTCATGATGGCTTTAAGGATTTTGTAATGCAATTGCGTGGAGAAATGAACAAAATGAAAGTATTGGATACAAAAGAACAACACAATGACCTCTTTTATGGAACTGCTTTCGCAACTGGAGATTTTGAGCTTTTTGGTGCTTTAGAGCAGCTAGGAATTACAATTAATGCCAAAAGTGAAGCAGGAACTCGTATTTATATGCCTCTTTCAAATCCTGAAGACGTTTCTTCTACACAGTCATTTATTCGTTTTGTTAATCATACTGATTCTACCAAATTAGATTCTCTTCAAAGCCGTTTGAAAAAAGAAGATTTATCTAGCCTAAAAATGGAATTTAATTTGGACATTACACCTGATGCCTACGTAGAAATGATTTTTGATAAAAAAGTAGGTGATGTTATTCGTGGAAATGGGCAAGGAAGGCTCAAAATGATGATTGATACAAAGGGAGATTTTAATATGTATGGTGATGTAGAAATTGTAAAAGGGTCATATAATTTTACTTTTTTGAATGTCATTAATAAAGAGTTTAATGTTGATAGAGGAAGTCATATTACTTGGAGTGGAGACCCATTTGCAGCTCAACTAGATATGACAGCAACCTATCAACAAATGGCTTCTCTTGCTCCAATTATTACGGTTTCTGATAGTAGTGTTTTGGCAAGTACAGAAATAAAAAGGCGTTACCCTGTGGTTGTAGATTTATTTTTGAAAGGAGATTTGCTTACTCCTGATATTCGTTTTGATATAAATGTAACAGAATATCCATCTTTGATAATTGCAGGAGGAATGCCAATTTCATTAGAATCTTATGTAGCAGCTTTCAAAACTCGCATTCAAAATGATGACCAAGAAATGAACAAACAGGTTTTTAGTTTGATTTTGCTAAGGCGTTTGTCCACTCAAAATACATTTGAAGGAATTGACCGTTCGGCTGGGAGTAGTGTAAGTGAGCTTTTATCAAATCAACTTAGTAATCTTATTTCGCAAGTAGATGAAAATTTAGAAATAGATTTGAATGTACAAGGGCTTGATGCTGATGCGCTGAATACTTTACAGCTTCGTTTGTCGTATTCATTTTTTGAGGGAAGAATTCGTGTAACTCGGGAAGGTTCGTTTACAAATGTTCAGAACCAAACTGATTTGGCTAGTATTGCAGGCGATTGGACAGTTGAATATTTGATTTTTCCAGATGGAAAACTGCGTATGAAAGTCTATCATAAAAATAATATTAATACTTTTAATACAGCTCTTCAAAATAATTCCACAGCAGGCGCAAGTTTATTAAAAATCTTTACTTTTGATAGTTTCAAAGACCTCTTTAAATTTAAAAAGAAGAAAAAACAAGTGCCTTTTGTGCAGGATAATGAAATTAGAATTGAGGAATGA